In the Sulfitobacter pacificus genome, one interval contains:
- a CDS encoding cytochrome b/b6 domain-containing protein: MAFTNTEIRYGGVTKGFHWLTALLILTLIPLGLIANWLPYETDAQLAQKAWLFSLHKTLGVTAFFVAVLRILWAISQPKPGLLNADKPAESFAAELVHWLLYAALVIVPLSGWISHAAAAGFAPIWWPFGQDLPLVPKSTNIEHIFGSLHWVATKLLALSVVLHIAGALKHHVIDRDATLRRMLPGEPVIGPLPAQTHSKTPMLAASAIWAVVIAIGTIMGTSSDTAEKAEVALADVASEWAVQDGSISITVVQFGNEVSGSFADWTAAIRFDEAIPSGEVGQVTTTIAIPSLTLGSVTQQAMGADFFDAATYATAVFDAVIRHGVDGFEAAGTLTIKDRSVPMVMPFNLALNGDAAEMRADLTLDRRDFGIGDNVGDEGSLAFAVKVAIKLTALRDTSQ; encoded by the coding sequence ATGGCCTTTACCAATACTGAAATCCGCTATGGCGGCGTGACCAAGGGCTTTCATTGGTTGACCGCCCTGCTGATCCTCACTCTGATCCCGCTGGGGCTGATCGCCAACTGGCTGCCCTATGAAACCGATGCCCAATTGGCGCAAAAAGCATGGCTGTTCTCGCTGCATAAAACCCTTGGCGTAACCGCCTTTTTCGTCGCGGTGTTGCGCATCCTCTGGGCCATATCCCAACCAAAACCGGGCCTGTTAAATGCGGATAAACCCGCCGAAAGCTTCGCCGCAGAGCTGGTCCACTGGCTGCTTTACGCTGCCCTTGTGATTGTGCCCCTGTCGGGCTGGATTTCCCATGCTGCGGCTGCGGGTTTCGCGCCGATCTGGTGGCCTTTCGGGCAGGATCTGCCGCTGGTGCCCAAATCCACCAATATCGAACATATCTTCGGATCACTGCACTGGGTCGCCACCAAACTGCTCGCCCTGTCAGTGGTCCTGCACATTGCAGGGGCGCTGAAGCACCATGTCATCGATCGTGACGCCACATTGCGGCGCATGCTGCCCGGGGAGCCGGTCATTGGCCCCCTGCCCGCACAGACCCACAGTAAAACGCCGATGCTGGCTGCCAGCGCGATCTGGGCAGTCGTCATCGCCATTGGCACAATCATGGGAACATCTAGTGACACCGCGGAAAAAGCAGAGGTTGCCCTTGCAGATGTCGCCTCCGAATGGGCTGTTCAGGACGGTTCCATCAGCATTACCGTGGTGCAATTCGGCAATGAGGTCTCCGGCAGTTTCGCGGATTGGACCGCCGCGATCCGTTTTGATGAAGCAATTCCCAGCGGCGAAGTTGGTCAGGTCACCACCACAATTGCCATCCCCTCACTGACCCTCGGGTCTGTGACCCAACAGGCGATGGGTGCTGACTTCTTTGACGCGGCCACCTACGCCACGGCGGTCTTTGACGCAGTGATCCGCCATGGGGTCGACGGGTTTGAGGCGGCCGGCACGCTGACCATCAAGGACCGCAGCGTCCCGATGGTGATGCCGTTTAATCTGGCCCTGAACGGGGATGCCGCTGAAATGCGGGCGGACCTGACTTTGGACCGGCGGGACTTTGGCATTGGCGACAATGTCGGTGATGAGGGCAGCCTGGCCTTTGCGGTCAAGGTGGCAATCAAGCTTACCGCATTGCGCGACACATCCCAGTAG
- the fabD gene encoding ACP S-malonyltransferase, with the protein MSIAFVFPGQGAQTIGMGQALAETYPAARAVFDEVDEALGEKLSELIWTGEIETLTLTENAQPALMATSMAALAAMQAEGIGLDRASFVAGHSLGEYSALCAAGAVSLADTARLLRIRGRAMQAAVPVGQGAMAAVLGLDAETAAKVAEDAAQGDVCQLANENDPTQNVLSGSKAAIERAVVLAKEAGAKRALPLPVSAPFHCALMQPAADEMAKALEGVQFDNPAVPLVANVLADAESDATRIKALLVEQVTGRVRWRSSVEWMAAQGVTEFWEIGAGKALSGMIRRIAKESTMRAIGTPEDVVALKGA; encoded by the coding sequence ATGAGCATCGCATTTGTTTTTCCGGGTCAAGGGGCCCAAACCATCGGCATGGGGCAGGCTTTGGCCGAGACCTATCCGGCAGCCCGCGCGGTATTTGACGAGGTTGACGAGGCGCTGGGGGAAAAACTATCCGAGCTGATCTGGACTGGCGAAATCGAGACGCTGACCCTGACCGAAAACGCACAGCCGGCCCTGATGGCGACATCCATGGCGGCGCTGGCGGCGATGCAGGCCGAAGGCATCGGTCTGGACCGCGCCAGCTTTGTCGCGGGGCATTCACTGGGGGAATATTCGGCGCTATGCGCGGCGGGGGCGGTATCGCTTGCCGATACGGCGCGTCTGTTGCGCATCCGTGGACGGGCCATGCAGGCGGCGGTGCCGGTCGGGCAGGGCGCGATGGCGGCGGTTTTGGGGCTGGACGCAGAAACAGCCGCCAAAGTGGCCGAGGACGCCGCACAGGGCGATGTCTGTCAATTGGCCAATGAAAACGACCCAACGCAAAATGTACTGTCCGGCAGCAAGGCGGCGATTGAACGTGCAGTTGTGCTGGCGAAAGAGGCCGGTGCAAAGCGGGCGCTGCCCTTGCCGGTCTCCGCACCGTTCCATTGTGCGCTGATGCAGCCGGCAGCGGATGAAATGGCGAAAGCGCTGGAGGGGGTGCAGTTTGACAACCCTGCGGTGCCATTGGTGGCGAATGTTCTGGCGGATGCGGAATCAGATGCGACGCGGATCAAGGCCCTGCTGGTAGAACAGGTCACAGGGCGGGTGCGTTGGCGCTCTTCTGTCGAGTGGATGGCCGCGCAGGGCGTGACCGAGTTCTGGGAAATCGGTGCAGGCAAGGCCCTGTCGGGCATGATCCGCCGCATTGCCAAGGAAAGCACCATGCGCGCGATCGGTACGCCAGAAGATGTGGTGGCCTTGAAAGGCGCGTGA
- the fabG gene encoding 3-oxoacyl-[acyl-carrier-protein] reductase — protein MFDLTGKNALVTGASGGIGAEIARQLHAQGAVVGLSGTRVEPLETLAAELGERAHVLPCNLSDMEAVTALPKQAAEVMGSVDILVNNAGITRDNLFMRMSDEEWDAVINVNLTATFKLCKAVMRGMMKARWGRIVNISSIVGATGNPGQANYAASKAGMIGMSKSLAYEVASRGITVNAVAPGFIATAMTDKLTDDQKAGIMGQIPAGRMGDPAEIAGAVVYLASAEAGYVTGATLHVNGGMAML, from the coding sequence ATGTTTGATCTGACAGGGAAAAATGCGCTGGTAACCGGCGCATCCGGTGGCATTGGGGCGGAGATTGCGCGCCAGTTGCATGCGCAGGGCGCGGTTGTGGGCCTGTCGGGCACGCGGGTAGAGCCGCTGGAAACGCTGGCTGCAGAGCTGGGTGAGCGGGCGCATGTGCTGCCTTGCAACCTGAGCGATATGGAGGCGGTCACGGCGCTGCCCAAGCAGGCGGCGGAGGTGATGGGGTCAGTTGATATTCTGGTCAATAACGCCGGCATCACCCGCGACAACCTGTTCATGCGGATGTCGGATGAGGAATGGGATGCGGTGATCAACGTTAACCTGACAGCGACCTTCAAACTGTGCAAAGCTGTGATGCGCGGTATGATGAAGGCGCGTTGGGGGCGGATTGTGAATATTTCCAGCATCGTTGGGGCGACGGGCAACCCCGGACAGGCGAATTACGCGGCCAGCAAGGCGGGTATGATCGGCATGTCGAAATCACTGGCCTATGAGGTGGCAAGCCGTGGCATCACGGTCAATGCCGTGGCCCCGGGTTTCATTGCAACGGCGATGACGGACAAGCTGACGGATGATCAAAAGGCTGGCATTATGGGGCAAATTCCGGCAGGACGGATGGGTGATCCGGCGGAAATTGCCGGTGCTGTGGTCTATCTGGCAAGTGCGGAGGCGGGGTATGTCACGGGTGCTACCTTGCATGTCAATGGCGGCATGGCCATGTTGTAA
- a CDS encoding acyl carrier protein, translating into MSDVADRVKKIVVEHLGVEEDKVVENASFIDDLGADSLDTVELVMAFEEEFGIEIPDDAAENIQTFGDAVKFISEAS; encoded by the coding sequence ATGAGCGACGTCGCAGACCGCGTTAAAAAGATCGTTGTAGAACACCTTGGTGTTGAAGAGGACAAAGTTGTCGAGAATGCGTCATTCATCGACGATCTGGGCGCTGACAGCCTTGATACTGTAGAGCTGGTGATGGCGTTTGAAGAAGAGTTCGGCATCGAAATTCCTGATGACGCGGCCGAAAACATCCAGACGTTTGGCGACGCGGTGAAATTCATCTCCGAAGCTTCCTAA
- a CDS encoding GNAT family N-acetyltransferase: MSRTIPTINTSRVTLRAMRAEDFARFAEIWAMPEVVTHITGKPRSKPESWDAFLRNAGHWQISGFGQWAVQPRGTSQMAGQCGFFFGSRGLGADFDPFPEAGWVMSPEMQGKGLGLDAVQAAHDWFDRVIAGRTVCMITPDNTPSLKIAEALGYGLLREVELEGDKLCLMTRKGPPV; this comes from the coding sequence ATGTCACGAACCATACCAACCATCAACACATCCCGCGTGACCCTGCGTGCCATGCGCGCAGAGGATTTTGCCCGCTTTGCCGAGATCTGGGCCATGCCGGAAGTTGTCACCCATATCACCGGCAAGCCGCGCAGCAAGCCCGAGTCCTGGGATGCCTTTCTGCGCAACGCGGGCCATTGGCAGATCAGCGGTTTTGGGCAATGGGCGGTACAGCCCCGTGGCACCTCACAGATGGCGGGCCAGTGCGGTTTTTTCTTTGGCTCACGGGGGCTTGGCGCGGACTTCGATCCTTTTCCCGAAGCCGGTTGGGTGATGTCGCCGGAAATGCAGGGCAAAGGTTTGGGGCTGGATGCGGTGCAGGCGGCACATGACTGGTTTGATCGGGTGATCGCGGGGCGCACGGTCTGTATGATCACACCAGACAATACACCTTCGCTGAAAATTGCCGAGGCGCTTGGCTATGGTTTGCTGCGTGAGGTCGAGCTGGAGGGTGACAAGCTGTGCCTGATGACGCGCAAGGGGCCGCCGGTTTGA
- the fabF gene encoding beta-ketoacyl-ACP synthase II, which translates to MRRVVVTGLGLVTPLADGVEESWSRILDGQSGGGPITGFDASALVTQYACEVPLGDGTDGTFNADKYMAPKEQRKVDTFILFGMAAAQQAVEDSGWMPEDREDLERTGVLIGSGIGGLNSIANTAVMMKEKGPRRVSPFFVPGALINLISGQVSIKYGFRGPNHSVVTACSTGAHAIGDASRLIQHGDADVMVAGGAEAAICEIGIAGFNACKALSTKRGDAPQKASRPYDADRDGFVMGEGAGIVVLEEYEHAKARGAKIYAEVIGYGLSGDAYHITAPSEDGEGGERSMRAALRGAGKEPKDIDYINAHGTSTMADTIELGAVERMMGEHASKVTMSSTKSATGHLLGAAGAIEAIFSILAIRDQVAPPTINLDNPAVETKIDLAANKAVKREINVALSNSFGFGGTNASVLFGKV; encoded by the coding sequence ATGCGCAGAGTAGTTGTAACAGGGTTGGGGCTGGTGACACCTTTGGCCGATGGGGTCGAAGAAAGCTGGAGCCGTATTCTGGACGGGCAATCCGGCGGCGGGCCGATCACCGGTTTTGATGCCTCGGCATTGGTAACGCAATACGCCTGCGAGGTGCCTTTGGGCGATGGGACCGACGGGACGTTCAACGCCGATAAATACATGGCCCCGAAAGAACAGCGCAAGGTGGATACCTTTATACTGTTCGGTATGGCCGCTGCCCAGCAGGCTGTTGAGGATTCCGGCTGGATGCCGGAGGATCGCGAAGATCTGGAGCGCACCGGCGTTTTGATCGGCTCTGGCATTGGCGGGCTGAACTCCATCGCGAATACGGCTGTGATGATGAAAGAGAAGGGCCCGCGCCGCGTCAGCCCGTTCTTTGTGCCGGGTGCCTTGATCAACCTGATCTCGGGTCAGGTCTCGATCAAATACGGTTTCCGTGGGCCGAACCATTCGGTGGTGACCGCCTGTTCCACGGGTGCCCATGCGATTGGTGATGCCTCTCGGTTGATCCAGCATGGTGATGCGGATGTGATGGTTGCAGGCGGGGCGGAAGCGGCGATTTGCGAAATCGGGATTGCTGGTTTTAATGCCTGTAAGGCGCTGAGCACCAAACGTGGGGACGCGCCGCAGAAGGCATCACGTCCTTATGACGCGGACCGTGACGGCTTTGTCATGGGTGAGGGTGCCGGCATTGTGGTGCTGGAAGAGTATGAACATGCCAAGGCACGTGGTGCCAAGATTTACGCTGAGGTGATTGGCTATGGTCTGTCCGGGGATGCCTATCACATCACCGCACCTTCCGAAGACGGTGAGGGTGGTGAGCGTTCCATGCGGGCGGCCCTGCGCGGTGCGGGCAAAGAGCCCAAGGATATTGATTATATCAACGCGCATGGCACCTCAACGATGGCCGATACCATCGAATTGGGCGCGGTTGAGCGGATGATGGGGGAGCATGCGTCGAAAGTGACCATGTCCTCGACCAAATCTGCCACTGGGCATTTGCTGGGGGCGGCAGGCGCGATTGAGGCGATTTTTTCGATCCTTGCGATCCGTGATCAGGTGGCACCGCCCACGATCAATCTGGACAACCCTGCGGTTGAAACCAAAATCGATCTGGCCGCAAATAAAGCTGTGAAACGCGAGATTAACGTCGCGCTGAGCAACTCCTTCGGGTTCGGTGGCACCAACGCCAGCGTTCTGTTCGGAAAGGTCTGA
- the mltG gene encoding endolytic transglycosylase MltG, protein MWRNVASNAFSFLVVILFLLGGIIIWGQSTYKAEGPLENAICLQVKPGSNMRRVSQDLAEQGAVSSAAIFRMGADYEEKTSQLKAGSFLVEAGTSMSDIVETVTKGGASTCGTEVVYRIGVNRVSVQVRELDPVSNRFEERAEFVPGTDEVPEVYVETKAQADTRFRIALAEGVTSWQVVNAMQAMDVLEGEAGEVPAEGTLAPDSYEVRPGDGRASVLERMAAAQQARIAEAWEARDPDLPIESPEELLTLASIVEKETGVAAERRQVAAVFVNRLNQGMRLQTDPTVIYGITKGEGVLGRGLRRSELRAETPWNTYVINGLPPTPIANPGRASLMAAAQPDESEFIFFVADGTGGHAFAKTLAEHNENVARWRQIEAERAAAQSEETTSGSGN, encoded by the coding sequence ATGTGGCGCAATGTTGCCTCTAACGCGTTCAGTTTTCTGGTCGTGATCCTGTTCCTGTTGGGCGGGATCATTATTTGGGGGCAGTCCACCTATAAGGCTGAAGGGCCGCTGGAGAACGCCATCTGTTTGCAGGTGAAACCGGGATCCAACATGCGGCGGGTTTCGCAGGATCTGGCCGAACAAGGGGCGGTAAGCTCTGCTGCGATTTTTCGGATGGGTGCGGATTACGAGGAAAAAACCAGCCAGTTGAAGGCGGGTAGTTTTCTGGTCGAAGCGGGTACGTCGATGTCGGATATTGTCGAGACCGTGACCAAAGGCGGCGCAAGTACCTGCGGCACCGAAGTGGTGTACCGCATCGGGGTGAACCGCGTGTCGGTACAGGTGCGCGAGCTGGACCCGGTGAGCAACCGTTTTGAAGAGCGTGCTGAGTTTGTGCCCGGCACAGATGAGGTGCCAGAGGTCTATGTGGAGACCAAGGCACAGGCGGACACGCGGTTTCGCATTGCGCTGGCCGAAGGTGTGACCAGCTGGCAGGTGGTCAATGCGATGCAGGCCATGGATGTGCTGGAAGGTGAGGCGGGTGAGGTGCCAGCAGAGGGTACTTTGGCCCCTGACAGCTATGAGGTGCGCCCCGGTGACGGACGTGCATCGGTGCTGGAACGGATGGCAGCCGCGCAGCAGGCCCGTATTGCGGAGGCCTGGGAAGCGCGTGATCCTGATCTGCCGATCGAAAGCCCCGAAGAACTGCTGACGCTGGCGTCGATTGTTGAGAAAGAGACTGGCGTGGCAGCAGAGCGGCGGCAAGTGGCGGCCGTGTTCGTAAACCGGTTGAACCAAGGCATGCGGTTGCAGACTGACCCAACGGTGATCTATGGGATCACCAAGGGGGAAGGTGTTCTGGGGCGTGGTTTACGTCGCTCTGAACTGCGGGCGGAAACGCCGTGGAACACCTATGTTATCAATGGTTTGCCGCCCACGCCCATTGCCAACCCCGGACGTGCCAGCCTGATGGCCGCGGCGCAGCCAGACGAGAGTGAGTTCATCTTTTTCGTAGCGGATGGCACCGGCGGACATGCTTTTGCCAAGACCCTGGCAGAGCATAATGAAAATGTTGCGCGGTGGCGTCAGATTGAGGCCGAACGCGCAGCCGCGCAAAGTGAAGAAACCACCTCGGGCAGCGGCAACTAA
- a CDS encoding DNA-packaging protein, whose amino-acid sequence MPLILTERGLRSGANWIACADAAVQEQFLNEMEDTELLALPYLFDFWAMDHQLPPEGAWRTWVVLGGRGAGKTRAGAEWVRAMVEGSKPLDPGKSRRVALVGETIEQVREVMVFGDSGILACSPEDRRPVWESGRKRLIWPNGAIATVHTAHDPEGLRGPQFDAAWVDELAKWKRGQETWDQLQFALRLGDDPRVCVTTTPRNVDVLKRLLASPSTVQTHAPTEANAANLASSFLEEVKARYKGTRLGRQELDGVLLADAEGALWTSDALEAQRVETPPAFDRIVVGLDPAASAGMGADECGIVVVGAVTQGPVQDWRAVVLADCTIQGATPNGWAKAAIAAMERFGADKLVAEVNQGGAMVGEVLRQIDPLVPLKSVHASRGKVARAEPVAALYEQGRVGHLRGLDQLEDQMCRMTAHGYEGGGSPDRVDALVWALHELMIEPAAKWRRPALRSL is encoded by the coding sequence ATGCCCTTGATCTTGACAGAGCGCGGGTTGAGATCGGGTGCAAACTGGATCGCCTGCGCCGATGCGGCCGTCCAAGAGCAGTTCCTGAATGAAATGGAGGATACGGAGCTGTTGGCGCTGCCCTATCTGTTTGATTTCTGGGCGATGGATCATCAACTGCCCCCTGAAGGTGCGTGGCGCACATGGGTTGTGTTGGGCGGACGCGGTGCGGGCAAGACCCGTGCCGGTGCGGAGTGGGTCCGCGCGATGGTCGAAGGGTCAAAGCCGCTGGACCCCGGCAAGTCTCGTAGGGTCGCCTTGGTGGGTGAGACCATTGAACAGGTGCGCGAGGTGATGGTGTTTGGCGACAGTGGCATTCTGGCCTGTTCGCCGGAAGATCGTCGACCTGTATGGGAATCGGGGCGCAAGCGGCTGATCTGGCCCAACGGCGCGATTGCCACGGTGCATACGGCCCATGATCCCGAAGGGCTGCGCGGGCCGCAGTTTGATGCGGCCTGGGTGGATGAGTTGGCCAAGTGGAAACGGGGGCAGGAGACCTGGGATCAGTTGCAGTTTGCCTTGCGCCTCGGCGATGATCCGCGGGTCTGCGTGACGACAACACCGCGCAATGTGGATGTGTTGAAGCGGTTGTTGGCATCGCCGTCAACGGTTCAGACCCATGCGCCGACTGAGGCCAACGCGGCCAATCTGGCGTCCTCGTTTCTGGAGGAGGTCAAGGCGCGATACAAAGGCACAAGGCTGGGCCGGCAGGAGCTGGACGGTGTGTTGCTGGCTGATGCTGAGGGCGCGTTGTGGACTTCGGATGCGCTGGAGGCACAGCGTGTTGAGACTCCGCCCGCGTTTGACCGCATCGTTGTGGGGCTGGATCCGGCGGCATCGGCAGGCATGGGCGCGGATGAATGCGGGATTGTGGTTGTCGGGGCGGTGACACAGGGACCGGTGCAGGACTGGCGCGCGGTTGTGCTGGCTGATTGCACGATTCAGGGGGCCACGCCGAACGGTTGGGCCAAGGCCGCAATTGCTGCGATGGAGCGGTTCGGGGCGGACAAGCTGGTGGCGGAGGTCAATCAGGGCGGTGCGATGGTTGGCGAGGTATTGCGCCAGATTGACCCGCTGGTGCCGCTGAAATCGGTGCATGCGTCGCGCGGCAAGGTGGCACGGGCGGAGCCTGTGGCGGCACTGTACGAGCAGGGACGGGTTGGTCATCTGCGGGGGCTGGACCAGTTAGAGGATCAGATGTGCCGGATGACCGCGCATGGCTATGAGGGCGGCGGTTCACCGGACCGGGTGGATGCGCTGGTCTGGGCGCTGCACGAACTGATGATTGAACCGGCTGCGAAATGGCGGCGTCCGGCGCTTCGGAGCTTGTGA
- a CDS encoding phage portal protein, with protein MMFDFLRRGTAAASVPEVKTSATGPVVAYQTSGRIAWSPRDTVSLTKLGFCGNPVGFRSVKLIAEAAAALPLIVQDCERRYDTHPVISLLAMPNGAQGKAELLEALYAQLLLSGNAYVEAVGEGLPQELHVLRSDRMSVVPGADGWPVAYEYAVGGKKHRFDVSGAVKPVCHLKNFHPQDDHYGFAPMQAAAMAMDVHNAASRWSKALLDNAARPSGAMVYKGAEGQGHLSTEHYERLVAEMESHHQGARNAGRPMLLEGGLDWKPMGFSPSDMEFHKTKEAAAREIALAYGVPPMLLGIQGDATYANYQEAHRAFYRLTVLPLATRVTATLASWLEGFTGEAVEVRPDLDQVPALAAERDAQWARVTQADFLTEAEKRSLLGLPVVANDG; from the coding sequence TTGATGTTTGATTTTTTGCGGCGGGGCACAGCGGCGGCATCAGTGCCTGAGGTGAAGACCTCTGCGACGGGGCCTGTGGTTGCCTATCAAACCTCAGGCCGGATCGCCTGGAGCCCAAGGGATACGGTGAGCCTGACCAAACTGGGGTTTTGCGGCAATCCGGTGGGGTTTAGATCGGTCAAGCTGATTGCGGAGGCGGCGGCGGCCTTGCCATTGATCGTTCAGGATTGTGAAAGGCGCTATGACACACATCCGGTGATCTCTTTGCTGGCCATGCCGAATGGGGCACAGGGTAAGGCGGAGCTGCTGGAGGCGCTTTACGCACAATTGCTGTTGAGCGGGAACGCATATGTTGAGGCTGTGGGCGAGGGGTTGCCGCAGGAACTGCATGTGCTGCGCTCTGACCGGATGTCGGTGGTGCCGGGGGCGGATGGGTGGCCAGTGGCCTATGAATATGCGGTTGGTGGCAAGAAGCACCGGTTTGACGTGTCAGGCGCGGTGAAACCGGTCTGCCATTTGAAGAACTTCCACCCGCAGGATGATCATTACGGCTTTGCCCCGATGCAGGCGGCGGCCATGGCGATGGATGTGCATAATGCGGCCTCGCGGTGGTCCAAGGCGCTGTTGGACAATGCGGCACGGCCCTCCGGTGCGATGGTCTACAAAGGGGCCGAGGGACAGGGGCATCTGAGTACCGAGCATTACGAGCGGCTGGTGGCAGAGATGGAGAGCCATCATCAGGGTGCGCGTAATGCAGGGAGACCGATGTTGCTGGAAGGGGGGCTGGATTGGAAACCGATGGGGTTCTCGCCCTCTGATATGGAATTTCACAAGACCAAGGAAGCCGCCGCGCGGGAGATTGCGCTGGCCTATGGTGTACCGCCGATGTTGTTGGGCATTCAGGGGGATGCGACTTACGCAAATTATCAGGAAGCGCATCGGGCGTTTTACCGGTTGACGGTCTTGCCACTGGCGACCCGTGTGACGGCGACGCTGGCGTCCTGGCTGGAGGGGTTCACTGGCGAGGCGGTGGAGGTGCGGCCCGATCTGGATCAGGTGCCAGCCCTGGCCGCCGAGAGAGATGCGCAATGGGCCCGTGTGACGCAGGCGGATTTCCTGACGGAAGCGGAGAAGCGCAGCCTGTTGGGCCTGCCTGTGGTGGCGAATGATGGGTGA
- a CDS encoding GTA head formation protein, RCAP_rcc01685 family: protein MGDLAMYERFDCAPGLKLEAHERLTAIQQENLARRMDRLDEMMERMERRLWLTVYGVVALMLAQAVQSVLAVTP from the coding sequence ATGGGTGATCTGGCGATGTATGAGCGGTTCGATTGCGCGCCGGGGTTAAAGTTGGAGGCGCATGAGCGGTTGACGGCGATCCAGCAGGAAAACCTGGCCAGACGCATGGACCGGCTGGATGAAATGATGGAACGCATGGAGCGGCGTTTGTGGCTGACCGTGTACGGGGTGGTGGCGTTGATGTTGGCGCAGGCGGTGCAGAGCGTTCTGGCGGTGACCCCGTAA
- a CDS encoding HK97 family phage prohead protease, whose amino-acid sequence MAFQEVAKVDGGTEISGYASLFGTVDQGGDVVEPGAYGVSLKAVASAGRSIKMLWQHDPTLPIGVWDEVREDGKGLFVKGRILDSVEKGREAAALIAAGAIDGLSIGYRTVKATKNTKGQRLLSELELWEVSLVTFPMLPSARVAGKGDEIAVGDMLRDMAASFAGARAELARQDPALNRGKFGSDG is encoded by the coding sequence ATGGCGTTTCAGGAGGTGGCCAAAGTCGATGGCGGCACTGAGATCAGTGGCTATGCCAGCCTGTTTGGCACGGTGGATCAGGGTGGTGATGTGGTTGAGCCGGGGGCCTATGGCGTGTCGCTGAAGGCCGTGGCGAGTGCCGGGCGCAGCATCAAGATGCTGTGGCAGCATGATCCGACCTTGCCGATTGGGGTTTGGGATGAGGTCCGCGAAGACGGCAAGGGATTGTTCGTCAAGGGACGCATTCTGGATTCTGTCGAGAAAGGGCGTGAGGCGGCGGCCCTGATTGCGGCGGGGGCGATTGACGGGCTGTCGATTGGGTACCGCACGGTGAAGGCGACAAAGAACACCAAGGGCCAGCGGCTCTTGTCGGAACTGGAGCTTTGGGAGGTGTCGCTGGTGACATTCCCGATGCTGCCCAGTGCGCGGGTGGCAGGCAAGGGCGATGAGATCGCTGTTGGTGACATGCTGCGTGACATGGCGGCGTCCTTTGCGGGGGCGCGCGCGGAATTGGCGCGGCAGGACCCTGCGCTGAACAGAGGCAAATTCGGGAGTGACGGATGA
- a CDS encoding phage major capsid protein, whose translation MSKTTRGALSPAEEVRAAVTGFVTDFKGFQAEIETKLQQTEERMTMLDQKMTLPARTPLGGAADTGAPHQKAFNAYLRNGDDDGLRGLELEGKSLSTAVNSDGGYLVDPQTSATVQSVLNATASIRAIASVVQVEATSYDVLVDHTEVGAGWATEAGPQAETDTPQIDRITIGLHELSALPKASQRLLDDSAFDIEGWLAGRIADKFARAEAGAFVNGDGIDKPMGFLTHPAVDNDVWTWGNLGYVPSEVDAEVTAEAIVDLVYALGAQYRANGSFVMNSKVAGLVRKLTDADGRFLWSDGLAAGEPAMLMGYPVLVAEDMPDAASNSFSVAFGDFRAGYTVAERPDLRILRDPFSAKPHVLFYATKRVGGDVSDFSAIKLMKLGVA comes from the coding sequence ATGAGCAAGACAACACGGGGGGCGCTGTCCCCGGCGGAGGAAGTACGTGCGGCGGTGACGGGATTTGTCACTGACTTCAAGGGCTTTCAGGCTGAAATTGAGACAAAACTTCAACAAACGGAAGAGCGGATGACCATGCTGGATCAAAAAATGACACTGCCTGCGCGTACACCTTTGGGCGGAGCCGCTGACACGGGCGCACCGCATCAAAAGGCGTTTAATGCTTATTTGCGCAATGGCGATGATGACGGGCTGCGCGGGCTTGAGCTGGAAGGGAAATCACTGTCGACGGCGGTAAATTCCGATGGGGGTTATCTGGTTGATCCGCAAACCAGTGCGACGGTGCAATCCGTACTGAATGCAACTGCGTCGATCCGGGCGATTGCGAGCGTCGTACAAGTTGAGGCGACGTCTTACGATGTGCTGGTGGATCACACGGAGGTGGGGGCCGGTTGGGCGACGGAAGCAGGGCCACAGGCCGAGACAGACACGCCGCAGATTGACCGGATTACCATCGGTTTGCATGAATTGAGCGCCTTGCCGAAAGCGTCACAGCGTTTGCTGGACGACAGCGCGTTTGACATTGAGGGTTGGCTTGCCGGGCGGATTGCAGACAAGTTTGCCCGTGCCGAGGCGGGTGCCTTTGTGAACGGTGACGGGATCGACAAGCCCATGGGGTTCCTGACTCATCCGGCGGTGGACAATGACGTCTGGACCTGGGGCAACCTTGGCTATGTGCCTTCTGAGGTTGACGCGGAGGTGACGGCGGAAGCGATTGTGGATCTGGTATATGCGCTGGGGGCGCAGTACCGCGCCAATGGCTCTTTTGTGATGAACTCCAAAGTGGCGGGGCTGGTGCGCAAGCTGACAGATGCGGATGGGCGGTTCCTGTGGTCGGATGGTCTGGCGGCGGGGGAGCCGGCGATGCTGATGGGCTATCCGGTGCTGGTGGCCGAGGACATGCCGGATGCGGCCAGCAACAGTTTCTCGGTTGCCTTTGGTGATTTCCGTGCTGGGTACACCGTGGCCGAACGCCCTGATCTGCGCATCCTGCGCGACCCGTTCAGTGCCAAACCGCATGTCTTGTTCTATGCGACCAAACGTGTGGGCGGTGATGTCAGCGATTTTTCGGCAATCAAGTTGATGAAACTCGGCGTGGCCTAA